Proteins encoded within one genomic window of Misgurnus anguillicaudatus chromosome 18, ASM2758022v2, whole genome shotgun sequence:
- the sf3b6 gene encoding splicing factor 3B subunit 6, protein MAMQAAKRANIRLPPEVNRILYIRNLPYKITAEEMYDIFGKYGPIRQIRVGNTPETRGTAYVVYEDIFDAKNACDHLSGFNVCNRYLVVLYYNANRAFQKMDTKKKEEQLKILKEKYGINTDPPK, encoded by the exons ATGGCAATGCAAGCAGCGAAAAGAGCGAAT attcgTTTACCTCCAGAGGTAAACAGGATATTGTACATACGTAATCTTCCTTACAAGATCACTGCAGAAGAAATGTATGACATATTTGGGAAGTATGGGCCAATTCGTCAA ATCAGAGTCGGGAATACACCAGAAACCAGAGGAACTGCATATGTTGTTTATGAGGACATCTTTGATGCCAAAAATGCCTGTGACCATCTTTCCGGGTTCAACGTCTGCAACAGATACTTGGTTGTATTGTACTATAATGCAAACAGG GCTTTCCAAAAAATGGACACAAAGAAAAAGGAGGAGCAGCTGAAAATTCTCAAGGAGAAATATGGCATAAACACAGACCCACCAAAATAG